Sequence from the Streptomyces sp. NBC_00440 genome:
ATCGCGGCCAACCGGTACCGCGAGGACGTGTATCTGCGGCCGTGGGCCTTCCCGGCGGGCACCATCCAGGAGCAGATGGTCCCGGCGGGTGTGCGCTGCGAAGTGGTCGTCGACAGCTGGACGTTCCAGAGCGGCCTGGGCACCGAGCGGGGCTGCCGGGCCGCGGTCAGTTCCTGGACCCGCATCAACGAGTCGTCCATGCCTCCGCGGGTCAAGGCCTTCTCCAACTACCACAACGGCCGGCTCGCGATGATCGAGGCGAGGGAGAACGGACACGACTGGCCGATTCTGCTGAACGAGCGGAGCAAGGTGAGTGAGGGGCCCGGCGCCTGCATCGCCCTGGTGCGCGACGGGGTGGTGATCACGCCGTCGACGACCAGCGGAATCCTGGAGAGCCTCACCCGGGAGACCTCGCTGACCCTGCTGCGGGAGCTGGGCCACGAGGTCGTGGAGCGCGAGGTCGACCGTACCGAACTCTATCTGGCCGACGAGGTGTTCTTCATGGGCACCGGCTGGGAGATCCTGCCGGTGACCTGGGTGGACGGACTCCAGGTGGGGGACGGTACGGCCGGCGGGGTGACGCGCGCGCTGGACGCGGCGTACGGCGCGGCCGTCCGGGGTCAATCCCCGCAGCACGCGGACTGGTTGACCGAGATCCCGTTCTGATCGGTGCATTGGGCCGACGGCGGTGCTCGGCTGTACGGTCAGGTCTTCGACCGTCCGGCCACCGGGCCCCGCCGCCCGGCTGCGGCCATTCGCGCGGTCGGCTTCGCCCACAGCCAGAGTGTCCAGAAGGAGAGACCGTTGAGCGTTACCGATTCCGAGCTTCCGGCGTCATGGACAACGGAGGAGATCGCCGAGAGCGCTGAGAACGCTCAGAGCGCGGTGTCCCCTGCGCGGCTTTCGATCGCCGATGTGCTGACCCTCGGCAACGCGGTCTGCGGCTTCGCCTCGGTGTACTTCATCACGACCAACGTGCTGGTCCCCTACCTCAGTGACGGCCCCGGCCAGGGAGTGGGAGAGGTACGCCAGGCCGGTGCCACCGCGGTCCTGCTCATGCTGATGGCCTCCCTGTTCGACCTGTGTGACGGGCTGGTCGCGCGCAGGTTCCGCAGCTCCGGCATGGGAGCCGAGCTCGACAACCTCTCCGACCTGATCAGCTTCGGTCTCGCGCCGGCCTACTTCGTCGTCGTCTGGGGGCTGGTGAGCGGCACCGACTACCCGGGCCTCGTCGTCCTGGCCGGCCTCGCGGTGCTGCTGGCCGGGCTGTTGCGGCTGGCCCGGTTCTCCTGCACCACGATGCAGGACGGCATGTTCCAGGGGATGCCGATTCCCTTCGCCGCTCTCACCGTCGTCTCGATCGTTCTGCTTCAACTGCCGTTCGTTCCCACCCTGCTCGCCGTCCTGGGCGTCGCCTGGCTGATGGTGAGCCGGGTCGAGTACCCGAAGCCCACCGGCAAGCTGGCGGTCGCCACCATCGTGTGGGGATCGGCCAATATCGGGTGCCTGGTGGCCTGGGCCACCGGTATCGCGGGCGGCGAGAAGCTGATGGTCACCGGCTGCACCCTGCAGGTGCTGGTGGCGGCCGTCCTGCCAGTCTTCGCGGGGATGCGTCGGATCAACGCCGTGCGGCAGCGACGCGCGGCCTGACGCCCCCATACGACCCTTCTTGGAGTGCGGCGCAGATGCCTTCGAATGAACAGACCCCACCGCCGGCCCCCTCACCGGTCACATCGCCGGTGGGACACCTTCTGGTCGTCGGTGACGAGCGGGACATCGTGGCGTACGCCAGGGAGCTCTCTCCCGGTCTGCGGACCAGCGTCCTGTGCACCCCCCAGGAAGCCCGCAAGTCGGGGCGCGCCGAGGACCATCGCAGGGTGGTCGTCCTGGACGAGCACGCCCCGGCCGGCGAGTGGGTCGCCGCCGCCCGCTTCGTGCACGCGGTGGAGCCGGTGGACCGGGTGGTCTGTTACGGCGAGGCGGGACAGACCCCCGCCGCCGAGATCGCGCTGGAGCTCGGACTGTCCTGGCACACCCCGCAGACCGTCCGGGCCGTCGACAGCAAGAAGCTGATGCGGGAGCGGCTCGCCGGTGCGGGCGTCGACGACACCCCCTGCATCGAGGCCGGCACGGCCGAGGAGATCGCCGAGTTCGGCGCCCGGGTGGGCTACCCGCTGATCTGCAAGCCGGGCAAAGGGGTCGGCAGCCACGGAGTGGTACGGCTCGAAGGGCCCGACGGCCTGGACGGCCTGCTCGCGGTCTCCCGCTCGGCCGCGGCCGGTCTGCACCACACCGAGGTGCTGGTCGAACCCTTCCACGAGGGCGCGGAGTTCAGCGTCGAGTGCCTCAGTGAGAACGGCGAGCACCTCGCCCTGTGCGTCACGGAGAAGCACCTCCTGCCCGGCGGCTTCGTGGAGCTGGGCCATGTACTCCCGGCGCCGCTCGCCGCGGCCGACGAGCACCGGATCGTGACGACGGTCGCACGGGCCCTGGACGCACTGGGCATCCGTGAAGGCGCCAGCCACACCGAGGTCATCGTGACCGGGGAGACGGTCAGGATCGTGGAGACCCACCTGCGCCAGGGCGGCGACCGCATCCCCTATCTGCTGCGCGAGGCCCGCGGCGTCGACATCGTCGCGGCGCTGGCCCGGCAGAGCATCGGCCTGCCCTCCCTCGGTGAGGCCCGCAGCCAGCTGGAGAAGGCCGCGGGCGACACCCGCTCCGCCGCGATCTGGTACGCGACGCCCCAGGCACCCGGCGAGATAGTGGAGGTCCTCGGCGCCGATGAGATAAGGACCCGGCCGGGGATATGCGACGTCGTCGTGCGCAGCGGACCCGGCGACCGGCTGGAACCGGTCACCTCATCCGGTGGCCGTCCCGCACATGTGTGGGTGGTCGCCGAAGGGCCCGAGGAGGCCCTGGCGGCAGCGCGCACGGCGGTGGCCGGTCTGCGCTTCGTGGTCGCTGTCCCCGGCAGCCCCGCATGACCGCCGGTGCTCCGGCGCCCGAAGCCGTGAAGGGGCCGCTGCGCAGACTCCGTGAGGCGGTGAGCGGCAGCTCGACCGCGGAGCGCGCCCTTGTCGTGAGCTGCCTGTCCGACTCCATGGGCACCGGCCTGTTCGCCGCACTCGCGGCGATCTTCTTCACCCGGATCAGCGGCCTCACACCCACTCAGTTCGCCCTGGGGCTGTCCCTCGCCGGCGCGGTCGGGTTCGTCCTGACCATTCCGATGGGGGTCATCGGCGACCGCTTCGGAGCGCGTCGCACCCTGATCGTGCTCAACCTGTGGCGCGCCGCCGGGTTCGCCTGCTACATCTTCGTCACGTCGTTCCCCGTCTACCTGGCCGTCGTCCTGCTGACCGCGGTGGCCGACCGTACCGCGGGCGGTGTCAGTCAGGCCATCGTCGCCGACGTCGCCGGTGACGACCGCCGGGTGCGGCTGATGGCCGTCGTGCGGTCCGTCCGTAACGTGGGTTACGCGGTGGGCGGGCTGGTCGCCGGCCTGGCGATCGCGACGGACCGGCCCTGGGTCTTCAAGGCGACACTGCTGGGCATCGCACTGTTCTATGTGCTCTGCGCCGGCCTGCTCATGCGGATCAAGCTGTCGAACCCGGTGCCGGTGCCGCTGCGGACCAAGCGCAAGTGGGCCTTCCGGGACCGCCGTTATCTGGCCTTCACCGGGCTCAACTCGCTGCTCACCCTGCACGTCACGACCCTCAATGTGCTGCTGCCGCTCTGGATCCTGGCGACACCCGGGATTCCCGACACCTTCGTGGCCGTCCCGCTGATCGTGAACACGGTCATCGTCTCGCTCCTGCAACTGCCCGCCACCCGGCACATATCCAGCCTCCCCGGGGCGGGCCGGGCCGCGTTCGCGTCCGCCGCGATGCTCGCGCTGGCGGCCTGCTTCTTCCTGGTGTCGTCGTGGTGGGACGACGCGGCCGCTGCGATCCCGGTCCTGATCGCCGGTGTACTCGCGCTGACGGTGGCCGAGATGTGGCAGGCGGCGTCCTCCTGGCAGATTTCGATGGACCTCGCCCCCGAGGGCAACCGCTCCCAGTACCTCTCCACGTTCAACCTGGGCAACACGGCGGAACGCGTCATCGGCCCTGCGGTACTGCCCGCCCTCGTGATCACGTTCCGGTCCTGGGGGTGGCTGGTGCTCGCGGTGGCCGTGCTGGCGAGCGGCTGCGCCACCTGGTGGCTCACCCGTGGCGACCGCGCGGCCGGAAACGACGTGACGGCCGTCGTGGAGGAGACGGCCGTCGTGCCCGACGGGTCGAGCGCGGTCGGGTGACCGGGCGGTCCGTCCCCGCCCACCGGCGGGGACGGGCCGCATCCGGCCCCGGTGAGCGTCCCGCGTTTCAGCGGCGGCTCCGCTGCCGCTCCCGCACCCCGTCCAGCAGCCGGCTCCGGCGGTCCGGGGACGCCGCCATGGCCGCGCCCGTCAGGGCCAGGGCCGTGGCGCCGTCCAGTACGGCCCGGTCGGCGCCGGGGCTCTTGCCGTACGCGGTGAACTCGGGGGTGTGCTGCCTGGCGCCGTCCGTCTCGTAGCCGATCGTCGGGTGGATCGTGGGGACGCGCTGCGAGACGTTGCCCATGTCGGTCGACGCCATCGACTCGCCGTGCAGTGGTGTCGCCGTGCGGCCCAGTTCGCCGAGGGCTTCCACATACGCGTCCGTCAGGTCGGCGTCCTGCCGCAGATCGGCGAAGTCCCGTCCGTGCGGGCTCACTTGGAGCGCCGCTCCGGTGGCGAGGGCGCCGGCCTCGAAGCAGGCACGTACCCGCTGCCACGCCTCGGCGAGCTGCTCCACCGTACGGGCCCTGACCTCCCAGCGCGCACCGGTGCGGTCCGGTATGACGTTCACGGCCCGGCCGCCGTCGGTGACGATGCCGTGGACGACCACCCCGGGCGGCAACTGCTGGCGGAGCAGCCCGACGGCGGTCTGCGCGACGGTCATCGCGTCGAGGGCGTTGATCCCTTCCCAGGGTGCGAGCGCGGCGTGCGAGGGCTTGCCCCGGTACGTGATGTCCCAGGAGCCGATGGCCAGTGAGGAGGCGCCGACGCTGTCGTCCGGGCCGGCGTGCACCATCATCGCCGCGGCCACGTCGTCGAAGACCCCGGCGTCGAGGAGGAGGACCTTCCCGCCGATGTCCTCCTCGGCCGGTGTGCCGATCAGCTTCACGGTCAGGCCGAGTTGGTCCGCCACGGCGGCGAGGCCGAGGGCGGCGCCGACGGCCGATGCTCCGTTGACGTTGTGCCCGCAGGCGTGGCCGATACCGGGCAGGGCGTCGTACTCGGCGCAGAACCCGATGACGAGGTCCCCGGTCCCGCAGGTGGCGACGAGGGCCGTGGGGAGGTCCGCGACCCCCCGGGCGACCGTGAAGCCCGCCGTCTCCAGCAGGTCCCCGATCCTGGCGGCGGCGCGGTGCTCCTGGAGCGCGATCTCGGGTTCGTCGTGCAGTCCGTGGCTGAGGTCCACGAGCTGCCCGCTCCAGGAGCCGACCGCCTTGGTCACGGTCCTGCGTATGTCCGCACTGCTGCTGGGCTCCGTCATGCGAGCTCTCCGCTCTGGGTCAGGTGCTGATGGTGCGCCGGGTCCGTCTCGCGCGGGCTGCGGTAGCGCAGTGCGAGGCCCGTGCCGGCGAGGGCGATGACGGCGCACGCGCCCCAGCCCCACAGGTAGCCGGACTCGGCGATGTTCGTGGTGCCGGGCGTGATGTGGGCCGCGAAGAACGCGCCGATCACGGCGGCGCCGATGGCCGCGCCGAGGGACAGGGCCAGTTCGTTGAGCCCGA
This genomic interval carries:
- a CDS encoding branched-chain amino acid transaminase translates to MTTETEISGAAMSIMDSLVRPDRGGPEWLWRSGELVPWAEATIHVNAVGHASVAAVFEGIKAYLSHDGDRLLVFRLDEHLKRLYDSARIVRLDLPYGLGELRAAVLEVIAANRYREDVYLRPWAFPAGTIQEQMVPAGVRCEVVVDSWTFQSGLGTERGCRAAVSSWTRINESSMPPRVKAFSNYHNGRLAMIEARENGHDWPILLNERSKVSEGPGACIALVRDGVVITPSTTSGILESLTRETSLTLLRELGHEVVEREVDRTELYLADEVFFMGTGWEILPVTWVDGLQVGDGTAGGVTRALDAAYGAAVRGQSPQHADWLTEIPF
- the pssA gene encoding CDP-diacylglycerol--serine O-phosphatidyltransferase → MSVTDSELPASWTTEEIAESAENAQSAVSPARLSIADVLTLGNAVCGFASVYFITTNVLVPYLSDGPGQGVGEVRQAGATAVLLMLMASLFDLCDGLVARRFRSSGMGAELDNLSDLISFGLAPAYFVVVWGLVSGTDYPGLVVLAGLAVLLAGLLRLARFSCTTMQDGMFQGMPIPFAALTVVSIVLLQLPFVPTLLAVLGVAWLMVSRVEYPKPTGKLAVATIVWGSANIGCLVAWATGIAGGEKLMVTGCTLQVLVAAVLPVFAGMRRINAVRQRRAA
- a CDS encoding ATP-grasp domain-containing protein, which codes for MPSNEQTPPPAPSPVTSPVGHLLVVGDERDIVAYARELSPGLRTSVLCTPQEARKSGRAEDHRRVVVLDEHAPAGEWVAAARFVHAVEPVDRVVCYGEAGQTPAAEIALELGLSWHTPQTVRAVDSKKLMRERLAGAGVDDTPCIEAGTAEEIAEFGARVGYPLICKPGKGVGSHGVVRLEGPDGLDGLLAVSRSAAAGLHHTEVLVEPFHEGAEFSVECLSENGEHLALCVTEKHLLPGGFVELGHVLPAPLAAADEHRIVTTVARALDALGIREGASHTEVIVTGETVRIVETHLRQGGDRIPYLLREARGVDIVAALARQSIGLPSLGEARSQLEKAAGDTRSAAIWYATPQAPGEIVEVLGADEIRTRPGICDVVVRSGPGDRLEPVTSSGGRPAHVWVVAEGPEEALAAARTAVAGLRFVVAVPGSPA
- a CDS encoding MFS transporter — its product is MTAGAPAPEAVKGPLRRLREAVSGSSTAERALVVSCLSDSMGTGLFAALAAIFFTRISGLTPTQFALGLSLAGAVGFVLTIPMGVIGDRFGARRTLIVLNLWRAAGFACYIFVTSFPVYLAVVLLTAVADRTAGGVSQAIVADVAGDDRRVRLMAVVRSVRNVGYAVGGLVAGLAIATDRPWVFKATLLGIALFYVLCAGLLMRIKLSNPVPVPLRTKRKWAFRDRRYLAFTGLNSLLTLHVTTLNVLLPLWILATPGIPDTFVAVPLIVNTVIVSLLQLPATRHISSLPGAGRAAFASAAMLALAACFFLVSSWWDDAAAAIPVLIAGVLALTVAEMWQAASSWQISMDLAPEGNRSQYLSTFNLGNTAERVIGPAVLPALVITFRSWGWLVLAVAVLASGCATWWLTRGDRAAGNDVTAVVEETAVVPDGSSAVG
- a CDS encoding amidohydrolase, with product MTEPSSSADIRRTVTKAVGSWSGQLVDLSHGLHDEPEIALQEHRAAARIGDLLETAGFTVARGVADLPTALVATCGTGDLVIGFCAEYDALPGIGHACGHNVNGASAVGAALGLAAVADQLGLTVKLIGTPAEEDIGGKVLLLDAGVFDDVAAAMMVHAGPDDSVGASSLAIGSWDITYRGKPSHAALAPWEGINALDAMTVAQTAVGLLRQQLPPGVVVHGIVTDGGRAVNVIPDRTGARWEVRARTVEQLAEAWQRVRACFEAGALATGAALQVSPHGRDFADLRQDADLTDAYVEALGELGRTATPLHGESMASTDMGNVSQRVPTIHPTIGYETDGARQHTPEFTAYGKSPGADRAVLDGATALALTGAAMAASPDRRSRLLDGVRERQRSRR